The Castor canadensis chromosome X, mCasCan1.hap1v2, whole genome shotgun sequence genome includes a region encoding these proteins:
- the Rpl39 gene encoding large ribosomal subunit protein eL39 — translation MSSHKTFRIKRFLAKKQKQNRPIPQWIRMKTGNKIRYNSKRRHWRRTKLGL, via the exons ATG TCTTCTCACAAGACTTTCAGAATCAAACGATTCCTggccaagaaacaaaagcaaaatcgtCCCATTCCCCAGTGGATTCGTATGAAAACTGGTAACAAAATCAG GTACAACTCTAAGAGGAGACACTGGAGGAGAACCAAGCTGGGTCTGTAA